Within the Streptomyces vilmorinianum genome, the region GCCTGACGCCGGGCCTCGTGCTCGATCCGCAGCCCGTCGACGGTTCCCGTGCGACTGCTGGAGCGGCGGAGCAGGAGGATCACCAGCAGGAGGCCGATTCCCCCGAGAGAGCCGAACAGGATCAGGATGGCGCTCATCTCTCTCCTCCTCCGTTCGTCAGGGCCACCCGGGTCATGAAGCCGAGTGGCCGCCAGGATCAGCAGCGGCCCGCCTCATGATGCTTCGCCACCATGTCCTCCGCATCGGTGGAGCTCGGCAGGCGGTGCACAAGACGTACTGCCGGAACCCGGCAACTCGGTTCGCTTCACCGGGGCGCGCAAGCGCCGACTGCCGCGTGACCGCCGACCAGGGTCTGGCCGCCCCCGGCCGACGAGGCCGTAGGCTCTCCCCGGGAGCAGGCGAGCAGGGGTGGGAAGGATGTCCGAGGTGGGCGGCACGAAGGTCAAGCGGATGCCGCGGGCGGTGCGCGAGCAGCAGATGCTGGACGCCGCCGTGCAGACCTTCGGGCAGCGGGGGTACCAGGCCGCGTCCATGGACGAGATAGCCGAGCTCGCGGGCGTGTCCAAGCCGCTCGTCTATCTGTATCTGAACTCCAAGGAAGACCTCTTCACCGCCTGCATCCGGCGGGAGGCGAAGGCGCTGCTCGCCGCCGTCGCGGCCGGGGTCGATCCGGAGCTGCCGGCCGAGGAGCAGTTGTGGGCCGGGCTGCTCGCCTTCTTCACGCACACGGCCGAGCACCCCGACGGCTGGGCGGTGTTGAGCCGGCAGGCGCGGACGCACGGGGAGCCGTTCGCCGGTGAGGCGGCGCAGATGCGCGACGAGATCGTGGCGTACGTGGGGACGTTGATCGGGGCCGCCGCGCGGGAGACGCACCGTGCGACGCGGCGGGACCCGGAGCTGGCCGAGCGGGATGTCGCGGGGCTGTCCCAGGCGCTGGTCGGGGCGGCGGAGTCGCTGGCCAACTGGGCCAACGAGACGCCGGGGATGACGGCCTGGGAGGCGGCGGCGACGCTGATGAACTTCTCCTGGGCGGGGCTCGGCACCCTCATGACGAGCGAGCGCTGGTCTCCTCCCCGGGCTCCCCGGGCTCCCCGGACTCCCCGCCCTCCCCTGTGACGCCGGTCAGGTGCAGGCGGTCGCCGTTCCTCAGCTGGAAGCGGCCGGAGTCGCCGGCGGCGTAGGAGACCACCCCCGGCAGGAGTACGGGCGCCTTGAACTCTGCGCGTGCGTACGGGAGTTCACCGGACGGGTCCCGTTCGGCCAGGCAGCGGGCGAAGGTCCACATGCCGTGCGCGACGGTCCCGGGGAAGCCGAAGGCGCGTGCGGTGAGCGGGTGGAGGTGGATCGGGTTGCGGTCGCCGGACACGGCGGCGTAGCGGCGGCCCAGATCGGCCGGGAGGCGCCACTCGGCGGTCTCGGGCAGCGGTGGCGGCGCCGGGCTGCGCGGAGGGGAGCCGGCCGGGCGGGCGTGGCGTGCCAGATAGCCGCTCGTCGACTCCCACACCAGCTGCCCCGCGAG harbors:
- a CDS encoding TetR/AcrR family transcriptional regulator; translation: MGGTKVKRMPRAVREQQMLDAAVQTFGQRGYQAASMDEIAELAGVSKPLVYLYLNSKEDLFTACIRREAKALLAAVAAGVDPELPAEEQLWAGLLAFFTHTAEHPDGWAVLSRQARTHGEPFAGEAAQMRDEIVAYVGTLIGAAARETHRATRRDPELAERDVAGLSQALVGAAESLANWANETPGMTAWEAAATLMNFSWAGLGTLMTSERWSPPRAPRAPRTPRPPL
- a CDS encoding MaoC/PaaZ C-terminal domain-containing protein, with protein sequence MRNFLALAGAVARSPFTKVRPDAPLPRTRIESGPRRIDGDHLAAYARICGFPPEERSLTLPLTYPHVLGFPAAMRLMARRDFPLPLLGLVHTWITITRHAPLTADDRPEITVYARTLSPHRRGTEVTMVTQARLAGQLVWESTSGYLARHARPAGSPPRSPAPPPLPETAEWRLPADLGRRYAAVSGDRNPIHLHPLTARAFGFPGTVAHGMWTFARCLAERDPSGELPYARAEFKAPVLLPGVVSYAAGDSGRFQLRNGDRLHLTGVTGEGGESGEPGEPGEETSARSS